One region of Mucilaginibacter gotjawali genomic DNA includes:
- a CDS encoding four helix bundle protein, protein MSDKPNLIVDLTFNFSLKIIAFTEKLEEKKKFSMANQLFKSGTSIGANVSEAQGAESKNDFKHKCKIAYKEAEETEYWLKLCKHAGNYPFEQDMLDDIQSIMRILGKIISSTK, encoded by the coding sequence ATGAGTGATAAACCGAATTTAATAGTTGATCTGACTTTTAACTTCTCTTTGAAAATAATAGCTTTTACTGAAAAGCTTGAAGAAAAGAAGAAATTCAGTATGGCAAATCAGCTTTTTAAGAGCGGGACATCAATCGGGGCGAATGTTAGTGAAGCCCAGGGTGCAGAGAGCAAGAATGATTTTAAACACAAATGCAAGATTGCTTATAAAGAAGCGGAAGAAACAGAATATTGGTTGAAACTATGCAAGCATGCTGGCAACTATCCATTTGAACAAGACATGCTCGATGATATACAATCAATCATGAGAATACTGGGAAAGATAATTTCATCAACAAAATAA
- the murC gene encoding UDP-N-acetylmuramate--L-alanine ligase, protein MELSNIKRVYLVGIGGIGMSGLARYFHHLGCVVCGYDKTSTDLTGDLQKEGIPVIFDDNAGWIPSAFHTPDESTLIIFTPAIPKDSVILNFFKDSGFELFKRSQVLGIISRGKFTVGVAGTHGKTTTSTMIAHILKDSGKDCSAFLGGISTNYHTNVLYGKNNIVVVEADEYDRSFLTLHPDIAIITSMDADHLDIYGDKDHLADSFRLFASQIKPGGQLIHKTGLPLEGGLTYAAEMEADAQASNIRIENGDFYFDFTNGIVTIPGIKLGIPGTHNVENAVAAIESALMLDVSPDAIKSALGSFAGVKRRFEYIVKNNHHIYIDDYAHHPEELKACIRSVKRLYPGKKLTAIFQPHLYTRTRDFADGFAEALDLVDELLILDIYPARELPIEGVNADMILGRMKLQNKRKCGKQEAVEIVKNEKPGLLLTVGAGDIDQLVQPLKHALQDV, encoded by the coding sequence ATGGAATTAAGCAATATAAAACGCGTTTACCTGGTTGGAATTGGCGGAATAGGCATGAGCGGCCTGGCCCGGTATTTTCATCATTTGGGATGCGTTGTTTGCGGATACGATAAGACATCGACAGATTTAACGGGTGACTTACAAAAGGAAGGTATCCCGGTAATTTTTGATGACAATGCCGGCTGGATCCCGTCAGCTTTTCATACCCCTGATGAAAGCACGCTCATCATTTTCACGCCGGCTATTCCAAAGGATTCGGTTATCCTGAATTTCTTTAAAGACAGCGGATTTGAACTCTTTAAGCGGTCGCAGGTATTAGGCATTATCAGCAGGGGGAAGTTTACGGTGGGTGTTGCAGGGACGCACGGTAAAACTACTACCTCCACCATGATCGCCCATATACTGAAAGATTCCGGTAAGGATTGTTCTGCATTCCTGGGTGGAATTTCTACCAATTACCATACTAATGTGCTGTATGGAAAAAATAACATAGTAGTGGTGGAAGCCGATGAATACGACCGGTCGTTTTTAACGCTGCATCCTGACATAGCAATCATCACCTCTATGGATGCTGATCACCTGGACATCTATGGCGACAAGGATCACCTGGCGGATTCGTTCAGGCTCTTTGCTTCACAGATAAAACCCGGCGGCCAGCTCATTCACAAAACAGGCCTGCCGCTTGAGGGCGGATTAACCTACGCGGCTGAAATGGAAGCCGACGCCCAGGCATCAAATATCCGGATTGAAAATGGTGATTTTTATTTTGATTTTACCAATGGTATAGTAACCATTCCGGGCATTAAATTAGGGATACCGGGTACGCACAATGTTGAAAATGCAGTAGCGGCTATTGAATCGGCCTTAATGCTGGATGTTTCTCCGGATGCAATAAAAAGCGCCCTTGGTTCATTTGCGGGTGTAAAGCGCCGCTTCGAATATATCGTTAAAAACAACCATCATATTTATATTGATGATTATGCCCACCACCCCGAAGAGCTAAAGGCTTGTATCAGGTCGGTGAAGCGGTTATATCCCGGCAAGAAGCTGACGGCCATTTTTCAGCCGCATCTGTATACCCGTACCCGCGATTTTGCCGATGGCTTTGCCGAAGCGCTTGACCTGGTGGACGAGCTGCTTATACTGGATATTTACCCCGCCCGCGAACTGCCGATAGAAGGCGTAAATGCCGATATGATATTGGGACGGATGAAGCTGCAGAACAAGCGGAAATGTGGAAAACAAGAGGCTGTTGAAATAGTAAAAAATGAAAAACCCGGCTTACTTTTAACGGTAGGGGCGGGTGATATTGATCAATTGGTTCAACCATTAAAACACGCTTTGCAAGATGTTTAA
- the murD gene encoding UDP-N-acetylmuramoyl-L-alanine--D-glutamate ligase — protein MKSNKNIVILGAGESGVGAAYLAQQQGYDVFVSDFGAIADNYKQQLMDWNIRFEENKHTEGEILKAFEVIKSPGIPEKAPIVKKIKEKNIPVISEIEFAGRYTDAKIIGITGSNGKTTTTSLTYHILKAAGLNVGLAGNIGKSFAYQVATEKFDTYVLELSSFMLDDMYQFKSHIAVLLNITPDHLDRYDYKLENYAASKFRVTQNQTAADYFIFCADDPETIKGMAERSFAAQQLPFSIQKKIEPGAYLENDNIVINTHQQHFQMSITELALQGKHNVYNSMASGIVAKVLELRNPVIRESMGNFKSIEHRLESVGKISGISFINDSKATNVNSTWYALESMTSDVILILGGVDKGNDYSMLKSLVKQKVKAIVCLGKDNKRIHDAFEDVVEVIVNTYSAQEAAQVAYHLATKGDTVLLSPACASFDLFKNYEDRGRQFKQAVKEL, from the coding sequence GTGAAATCAAACAAAAACATAGTTATTCTCGGTGCCGGCGAAAGCGGGGTGGGAGCGGCTTACCTGGCGCAGCAGCAGGGGTATGATGTGTTTGTTTCGGATTTTGGAGCCATTGCCGATAACTACAAGCAGCAGTTAATGGATTGGAATATCCGCTTTGAAGAGAATAAACATACTGAGGGGGAAATACTAAAAGCCTTTGAGGTGATCAAAAGCCCCGGCATACCCGAAAAAGCGCCAATAGTTAAAAAAATAAAAGAAAAAAATATCCCGGTAATTTCGGAAATCGAGTTTGCAGGCAGGTACACCGATGCAAAAATAATAGGTATCACTGGTTCAAATGGTAAAACTACCACCACCAGCCTTACTTACCATATCCTTAAAGCTGCGGGGTTAAATGTTGGTCTGGCTGGCAATATTGGTAAAAGCTTTGCATACCAGGTAGCTACGGAAAAATTTGACACCTATGTACTGGAGCTAAGCAGTTTTATGCTGGATGATATGTACCAGTTTAAGTCGCACATCGCTGTGCTGCTTAATATTACGCCTGATCATTTAGACAGATACGATTATAAGCTGGAAAACTATGCAGCTTCAAAGTTCCGTGTCACCCAAAATCAAACCGCCGCCGACTATTTTATTTTCTGTGCCGATGATCCTGAAACGATAAAAGGTATGGCAGAACGAAGTTTCGCTGCACAGCAATTACCATTTTCTATTCAAAAAAAGATTGAACCGGGAGCATATCTCGAAAACGACAATATTGTCATTAACACTCACCAACAACATTTTCAAATGTCCATAACAGAATTGGCCCTACAAGGAAAGCACAACGTTTATAACTCGATGGCATCGGGTATTGTGGCTAAAGTGCTCGAACTCCGCAACCCTGTCATCAGGGAAAGTATGGGGAATTTTAAAAGTATTGAACATAGGCTTGAGTCGGTTGGGAAAATATCCGGCATCAGTTTTATCAATGATTCAAAGGCAACAAATGTCAACTCTACCTGGTATGCCCTTGAAAGCATGACCTCGGATGTGATACTGATCCTTGGCGGCGTTGATAAAGGGAATGATTACTCGATGTTAAAGAGCCTGGTAAAGCAAAAGGTAAAAGCGATTGTATGCCTGGGTAAAGACAATAAAAGGATCCACGATGCTTTTGAAGATGTGGTAGAAGTGATCGTAAATACCTATTCGGCCCAGGAAGCCGCGCAGGTAGCTTATCACCTGGCAACCAAAGGCGATACAGTACTGTTATCACCCGCCTGTGCAAGCTTCGATCTTTTTAAAAACTACGAAGACCGCGGCAGGCAATTTAAACAGGCAGTGAAGGAGCTTTAA
- a CDS encoding UDP-N-acetylmuramoyl-L-alanyl-D-glutamate--2,6-diaminopimelate ligase has protein sequence MKYLSEIIDGLAFTELQGSADIEISAVVFDSRKVTPGCLFVAVKGTVSDGHDYILQAINEGAAAVICEELPSRVTGEVDFLMVADSAVALGIVSANFYDNPSAKLKLVGVTGTNGKTTIATLLYKLFRDMGYKCGLISTVENKINEQVFPSTHTTPDPVELHRLMSDMVEQGCDYCFMEVSSHAIAQHRIAGLNFAGAIFSNLTHDHLDYHKTFEKYLKAKKAFFDDLSSNAFALTNGDDKNGNVMLQNTKAHKKTYGLKSMADYKARILENQFEGLLLQIDNEEVWFKMVGTFNAYNLLAVYAAAMLLDQDKTKILTSLSKLTGARGRFDYIVAPNKIVGIVDYAHSPDAVQNILSTVHDIRKGNEKVITVIGCGGDRDKTKRPIMAKTACEWSDKVVFTSDNPRSEDPAQIIKEMEEGVDPAFKRHTLSIADRREAIKTACMLARPGDIVVVAGKGHEKYQEIAGVKHHFDDMEELVEIFKELS, from the coding sequence ATGAAGTATTTGAGCGAAATTATTGATGGGCTGGCATTCACTGAATTACAGGGGAGCGCTGATATTGAAATATCGGCAGTGGTTTTTGATTCAAGAAAAGTTACACCGGGGTGCCTGTTTGTTGCTGTAAAGGGAACTGTTTCTGATGGCCATGACTATATATTGCAGGCTATTAATGAGGGCGCCGCAGCCGTGATCTGTGAAGAATTGCCTTCCCGGGTTACCGGTGAAGTCGATTTTTTAATGGTTGCCGATTCTGCCGTGGCTTTGGGCATCGTATCTGCTAATTTTTATGATAACCCTTCGGCCAAATTAAAGCTGGTTGGCGTAACCGGTACTAACGGTAAAACCACGATAGCTACCTTACTATATAAGCTGTTCCGCGACATGGGCTACAAATGCGGGTTAATATCTACGGTAGAAAACAAAATAAACGAACAGGTTTTCCCATCTACCCATACTACCCCCGATCCGGTTGAGTTACACAGGCTCATGAGCGATATGGTTGAGCAGGGATGTGATTACTGTTTTATGGAAGTAAGCTCGCATGCTATAGCGCAGCACCGCATTGCAGGGCTGAATTTTGCAGGGGCCATCTTCTCTAATTTAACCCATGATCACCTGGACTACCACAAGACATTTGAAAAATACCTTAAAGCAAAAAAAGCTTTTTTCGACGATTTATCTTCAAATGCATTCGCTTTGACCAATGGGGATGATAAAAATGGCAACGTGATGCTGCAAAACACCAAAGCACACAAAAAAACCTACGGACTAAAAAGTATGGCCGATTATAAGGCCCGCATTTTGGAAAACCAGTTTGAAGGCCTGTTGCTGCAGATTGATAATGAAGAGGTGTGGTTTAAAATGGTGGGTACTTTCAACGCTTACAATTTACTGGCCGTATATGCCGCCGCCATGCTGCTTGACCAGGATAAAACCAAAATATTAACCAGCTTAAGCAAGCTCACAGGCGCAAGGGGGCGTTTTGATTACATCGTCGCGCCAAATAAAATAGTAGGCATTGTTGATTATGCCCACTCGCCGGATGCTGTCCAGAACATCTTGAGCACAGTCCATGATATCCGTAAAGGGAATGAAAAAGTGATCACCGTTATAGGTTGCGGCGGCGACAGGGATAAAACCAAACGTCCCATCATGGCCAAAACCGCTTGCGAGTGGAGTGACAAGGTGGTTTTTACCTCGGATAATCCACGAAGTGAAGATCCGGCACAGATCATCAAAGAGATGGAAGAAGGTGTCGATCCGGCTTTCAAAAGGCATACCCTAAGCATAGCCGACCGCCGCGAAGCCATCAAAACTGCATGCATGCTGGCACGCCCGGGAGACATTGTAGTAGTTGCCGGCAAAGGCCATGAGAAATACCAGGAGATAGCGGGTGTAAAACACCACTTCGACGATATGGAAGAGTTGGTGGAGATTTTTAAAGAATTGAGCTAG
- a CDS encoding cell division protein FtsQ/DivIB — translation MFKKRIWRYLLVGFAWAISLGGLVVLMGFISVKKSEVVCKDVKVYIPGSQYFIDREEIDHILGIQSHAIIGHRMDDINIHELEEKLKSNPFIEFAKIYADMDGIINVEISQRQPVLRMMNRFDQDFYVDQHGLKLPLSGNFTARVLVANGYIDELFANHVDTLHTALAMQLFKTADYIRKDSLWDAQIAQLYVNKDHEIELVPRVGNNRILIGNADSLDSKFHNLLIFYKKALPLVGWDAYKVINVKYANQVIGVRNENIKADSLKAKNLAADSAKLKKDTSLIKN, via the coding sequence ATGTTTAAGAAGCGAATCTGGAGATACCTGCTTGTAGGTTTTGCCTGGGCCATCAGCCTGGGTGGCCTGGTGGTGTTGATGGGTTTTATTAGCGTAAAAAAATCAGAAGTGGTTTGCAAGGATGTGAAAGTTTATATTCCCGGCAGCCAGTACTTTATTGACAGGGAAGAAATTGATCATATTTTGGGAATTCAAAGCCACGCGATTATAGGCCACCGGATGGACGATATAAATATCCACGAACTGGAAGAAAAATTAAAATCAAACCCGTTTATTGAGTTTGCCAAAATTTATGCTGACATGGACGGAATTATCAATGTAGAAATAAGCCAGCGCCAGCCTGTTTTAAGAATGATGAACCGGTTCGACCAGGATTTTTATGTTGATCAGCACGGTTTAAAGCTACCGTTGTCGGGCAATTTTACAGCGCGGGTACTGGTGGCTAATGGTTATATCGACGAGCTTTTTGCCAACCATGTGGATACCCTGCACACTGCGCTTGCCATGCAGCTTTTTAAAACAGCTGATTATATCCGGAAAGATTCACTGTGGGATGCGCAGATCGCACAGCTGTATGTGAATAAGGACCACGAGATTGAACTGGTGCCAAGAGTAGGGAATAACAGGATTCTTATCGGCAATGCCGATTCATTGGATTCGAAATTCCATAACCTGCTCATTTTCTATAAGAAAGCGCTTCCCCTGGTAGGTTGGGACGCTTATAAAGTTATCAACGTCAAGTACGCCAACCAGGTGATTGGTGTGCGGAACGAAAATATAAAAGCGGATTCTCTGAAGGCCAAAAACCTTGCAGCAGATTCTGCTAAATTAAAAAAGGACACATCTCTAATAAAGAATTAA
- a CDS encoding FtsW/RodA/SpoVE family cell cycle protein, whose translation MHRILNNTKGDRWIWLIVILLSVISMLAVYSAIGTLAYKRGVGAESILMKHLAMIVGGIALMYISHKLDYRYYRGISKLLMIITLPLLVYTLLFGSHVNDASRWIAIPGTGLSFQTSDLAKLALITYLARTLSIKQENIKDVKQSFIPIMGAVCAVFILIALANLSTALMLFGVSILLLIIGRISIKQIAITCLAGGMLLAGVVFLGPRHKTYVSRIHAFMHPEVANPDKSFQSDHAKIAIATGGFFGKGVGKSDEINYLPEAYSDEIYAIIVEEYGIFGGLVLIGIYLFLLYRCIKIVTKAPKAFGALLAAGLSFSLTIQAFANMAVAVGLGPVTGIPLPLVSMGGTSILFTSIAFGIILSVSRDIEEPKKVIVGEIREVAIA comes from the coding sequence ATGCACAGAATACTAAATAATACGAAAGGCGACAGGTGGATCTGGCTGATAGTGATTTTGCTTTCGGTAATTTCCATGCTGGCTGTTTATAGCGCTATCGGTACGCTTGCCTATAAACGTGGTGTGGGAGCCGAGTCGATATTAATGAAACACCTGGCTATGATAGTCGGTGGTATTGCGCTGATGTACATTTCGCATAAACTGGATTACCGGTATTACCGCGGCATCTCTAAATTGTTAATGATCATCACGCTGCCCTTATTGGTTTATACCCTGTTATTTGGCAGCCACGTAAATGATGCCAGCCGGTGGATCGCTATTCCGGGTACCGGTTTAAGTTTTCAAACTTCGGATTTGGCCAAGCTCGCCCTCATCACTTACCTGGCGCGTACCCTATCCATTAAGCAGGAGAATATAAAAGATGTAAAACAATCCTTTATTCCAATAATGGGCGCTGTTTGTGCTGTTTTTATATTGATCGCGCTGGCAAACCTTTCAACCGCGCTTATGTTGTTTGGGGTTAGTATTCTGTTACTCATCATTGGTCGTATCAGCATTAAACAAATTGCTATCACCTGCCTGGCTGGCGGTATGTTACTGGCAGGTGTAGTGTTCCTGGGCCCGCGCCATAAAACGTATGTTTCCAGGATCCACGCCTTTATGCATCCGGAAGTTGCTAACCCTGATAAGTCGTTCCAGTCAGATCACGCCAAAATTGCGATTGCGACAGGTGGCTTTTTTGGAAAAGGCGTTGGCAAAAGCGATGAAATCAATTACCTCCCCGAAGCTTATTCGGATGAAATATATGCGATCATCGTGGAGGAGTACGGCATATTTGGCGGCCTGGTATTAATAGGAATTTACCTGTTCCTGCTGTACCGCTGCATAAAAATAGTAACAAAAGCGCCCAAAGCATTTGGCGCATTGCTGGCAGCCGGGTTGAGTTTTAGTTTAACGATACAGGCATTTGCAAATATGGCAGTGGCAGTGGGGTTGGGGCCTGTAACGGGTATCCCCTTACCATTGGTGAGTATGGGCGGTACATCCATATTGTTTACAAGTATAGCGTTTGGAATTATCCTGTCGGTAAGCCGGGATATAGAAGAGCCAAAGAAAGTTATAGTAGGGGAGATAAGAGAAGTAGCGATAGCATAG
- the mraY gene encoding phospho-N-acetylmuramoyl-pentapeptide-transferase, whose protein sequence is MLYYLFNWLNKNYAIPGAGVFQYITFRMAMAVITSLVVTTVFGRRLIDYLRYKQVGETVRNLGLEGQMQKAGTPTMGGIIIILGILVPTLLFAKLGNIYVIMMIVTTIWLGGIGFLDDYIKVFKKNKEGLAGRFKIIGQVGLALFIGFTMYSNPDIIIRQEVKLPAIANAPVNFHMRGNTPVYTQDVRSTKTTIPFYKNNEFDYGKVLKFIGADTDHYSLLVFMFFVIIIITFISNGANITDGIDGLATGTSAIIGVTLAVLAYVSSNTVIADYLNIMYIPQSGEMVVFAGAFVGACVGFLWYNSYPAQVFMGDTGSLAIGGIIAVFAIMIRKELILPLLCGVFVVENLSVIIQVGWFKFTKRRFGEGRRVFLMAPLHHHYQKKGFHEAKIVTRFWIIGILLAIVTVITLKLR, encoded by the coding sequence ATGTTATACTACCTGTTTAATTGGCTGAACAAAAATTACGCAATTCCTGGTGCAGGGGTATTTCAATATATCACTTTCCGGATGGCCATGGCTGTAATTACATCGCTGGTGGTTACTACGGTTTTTGGTCGCCGGCTGATCGATTACCTGCGTTACAAACAGGTAGGCGAGACCGTACGGAATTTGGGCCTGGAAGGCCAGATGCAAAAGGCCGGTACGCCAACCATGGGCGGTATCATTATTATCCTTGGGATATTGGTACCAACACTGTTATTTGCCAAACTGGGCAATATTTATGTGATCATGATGATCGTGACTACGATCTGGCTGGGCGGAATTGGTTTTTTGGATGATTATATTAAGGTATTTAAGAAAAATAAAGAAGGTTTAGCGGGCAGGTTTAAAATCATCGGACAAGTAGGGCTGGCATTATTTATTGGTTTTACCATGTATTCAAATCCTGATATCATCATCAGGCAGGAAGTGAAATTGCCGGCAATTGCCAATGCCCCTGTTAATTTTCATATGCGCGGCAATACGCCGGTTTATACACAGGATGTACGGTCGACAAAAACTACCATACCATTTTATAAAAATAACGAATTTGATTACGGCAAAGTATTAAAATTCATTGGCGCGGATACTGATCATTATTCGCTCCTGGTATTTATGTTTTTTGTGATCATCATCATCACTTTTATATCAAACGGGGCAAATATAACGGATGGAATTGATGGCCTGGCGACGGGTACATCGGCCATCATCGGGGTTACACTAGCGGTACTTGCCTATGTGTCAAGCAATACGGTAATAGCCGATTACCTCAATATTATGTACATCCCGCAATCAGGCGAAATGGTTGTTTTTGCAGGTGCATTTGTAGGGGCCTGCGTCGGGTTTCTGTGGTACAATTCATATCCGGCCCAGGTATTTATGGGTGATACAGGAAGTTTGGCCATCGGTGGTATTATTGCGGTTTTTGCCATTATGATCCGCAAGGAACTTATCCTGCCATTGTTGTGCGGCGTATTTGTTGTCGAAAATTTATCGGTGATCATCCAGGTGGGGTGGTTTAAGTTCACCAAACGGCGGTTCGGCGAAGGGAGAAGGGTATTTCTGATGGCGCCGCTACATCATCATTATCAAAAAAAAGGGTTTCATGAAGCAAAGATCGTTACCCGGTTCTGGATCATCGGCATCCTGCTGGCTATCGTGACCGTAATAACGCTGAAGCTTCGCTAG
- the murG gene encoding undecaprenyldiphospho-muramoylpentapeptide beta-N-acetylglucosaminyltransferase, which translates to MKPKKIIISGGGTGGHIFPAIAIANALKKLDPDTEILFVGANGRMEMDKVPAAGYKIIGLDIQGFQRNSVWKNVMFPVKLISSVKKALGIIREFKPDAVVGVGGYASGPILYAASMKGIPYLIQEQNSYAGVTNKWLGKKAQKICVAFDGMEKFFPFSKIIKTGNPIRRDSVNIAGKHMQALELYKLSAFKKTILVTGGSLGARTLNSSIMAGLDKIIDADVQLIWQTGKFYYKGIIEKLGDNYHPDIRIMEFLNRMDLAYAAADVIISRAGAGTIAELCMVKKPVILVPSPNVAEDHQTKNALALVQNNAAAFVADRDAEAKLVDKVLELLNDKGTQKTLSDNIGKMAMPDADEVIAKEVMKLSRKS; encoded by the coding sequence GTGAAACCAAAAAAAATCATCATTAGCGGCGGAGGTACCGGGGGGCATATTTTCCCGGCTATCGCTATTGCTAATGCGCTTAAAAAGCTCGATCCTGACACCGAAATATTATTTGTTGGCGCCAATGGCCGTATGGAAATGGATAAAGTGCCGGCTGCGGGCTATAAAATTATAGGGCTCGATATACAGGGGTTCCAGCGGAATTCTGTTTGGAAAAATGTAATGTTCCCTGTTAAACTGATAAGCAGCGTAAAAAAAGCGCTTGGTATCATCAGGGAGTTTAAGCCTGATGCGGTGGTAGGTGTAGGCGGATATGCATCCGGCCCGATATTGTATGCTGCATCCATGAAAGGGATTCCTTATTTGATCCAGGAGCAAAATTCATATGCGGGCGTCACTAATAAATGGCTCGGCAAAAAGGCGCAAAAAATATGTGTGGCATTTGATGGCATGGAAAAGTTCTTCCCATTTAGCAAGATCATCAAAACCGGCAACCCTATCCGCAGGGACTCGGTTAATATAGCAGGAAAGCATATGCAGGCGCTTGAATTGTATAAGCTATCGGCCTTTAAAAAAACCATCCTGGTTACCGGTGGCAGTTTAGGGGCGCGAACCTTAAACAGCAGCATTATGGCCGGGCTGGATAAGATCATTGATGCGGATGTGCAGTTGATATGGCAAACAGGGAAATTCTATTATAAAGGTATCATTGAAAAACTGGGCGACAATTATCACCCTGATATCAGGATAATGGAATTTTTAAACCGGATGGACCTGGCTTATGCCGCGGCAGACGTGATTATATCCCGTGCAGGGGCAGGCACTATTGCCGAACTGTGTATGGTAAAAAAACCGGTGATATTGGTGCCATCGCCAAATGTTGCCGAAGATCATCAGACAAAAAACGCGTTGGCACTCGTCCAAAATAATGCAGCGGCTTTTGTAGCCGATAGAGACGCAGAGGCAAAATTGGTTGACAAAGTGCTGGAGCTTTTAAATGATAAAGGGACACAAAAAACATTGAGCGATAATATCGGCAAAATGGCAATGCCTGATGCTGATGAAGTAATAGCAAAGGAAGTGATGAAATTAAGTCGTAAGTCCTGA